The following are encoded together in the Cicer arietinum cultivar CDC Frontier isolate Library 1 chromosome 2, Cicar.CDCFrontier_v2.0, whole genome shotgun sequence genome:
- the LOC101504118 gene encoding transcription termination factor MTEF1, chloroplastic produces the protein MGIHRNVMGRILDMLPELLTYEPHDDIYPLLDFLLNEVRIPYPDVQKSILRCPRLLVSSIENRLRPALCFLKELGFVGPHSLTCQTTLLLVSSVEDTLLPKVEFLMGLGFTRVEVSNMIVRSPGLLTLSVANNLAPKVEFFLKEMNGDVAELKMFPQFFSFSLERRIKPRHVLLVQLGLSLPLQEMLQVSDGGFDSMLLELRLRALEGRHE, from the coding sequence ATGGGAATACACCGAAACGTAATGGGTAGAATCCTCGACATGCTCCCCGAACTTCTCACCTACGAACCACACGATGACATTTACCCCCTTCTCGATTTTCTTCTCAACGAGGTTCGAATTCCTTACCCAGATGTTCAAAAATCAATCTTGCGGTGTCCCAGATTGTTGGTTAGTAGCATAGAGAATCGATTAAGACCTGCACTTTGTTTTTTGAAGGAATTAGGGTTTGTTGGACCCCACTCTCTCACGTGCCAAACCACATTGCTTTTGGTTTCAAGTGTTGAGGATACCCTTTTGCCTAAAGTTGAGTTTTTGATGGGTTTGGGGTTCACACGTGTGGAGGTTTCGAATATGATTGTGAGGTCACCTGGGTTGTTGACTTTGAGTGTGGCTAATAATTTGGCTCCGAAGGTTGAGTTTTTCTTGAAGGAGATGAATGGTGATGTTGCTGAGTTGAAGATGTTTCCTCAATTTTTCTCTTTTAGCTTGGAAAGGAGGATTAAGCCTCGACATGTTTTGCTTGTTCAGCTTGGGTTGTCGCTTCCTTTGCAAGAGATGTTGCAGGTTAGTGATGGAGGGTTTGATTCTATGTTGCTTGAATTGCGATTACGAGCATTGGAGGGAAGACACGAGTAG